A stretch of Lathyrus oleraceus cultivar Zhongwan6 chromosome 6, CAAS_Psat_ZW6_1.0, whole genome shotgun sequence DNA encodes these proteins:
- the LOC127091847 gene encoding photosystem II D1 precursor processing protein PSB27-H2, chloroplastic isoform X2, with the protein MAVTFAASMCSITNSKTPQEIKRFDIEGLSRRHLSTSVGTSLVAITCYGLLPLTVWAEEKSDDKEENENGVIGAIKSLFDPNEKTKSGKVLPKAYIKSAKEVVKTLRESLNEVLDDNAKFRRTADAAKESIREYLGSWRGNKTVAQEESYVALVNAVRSLANFYSRAGPSASLPEEVKSEILDYLNTAEDSL; encoded by the exons ATGGCAGTTACGTTTGCAGCAAGTATGTGTTCTATCACAAATTCTAAAACGCCTCAAGAGATCAAAAGATTTGACATTGAAG GTTTGAGCCGCAGGCACCTTTCCACCAGTGTTGGCACTTCATTGGTTGCGATAACATGTTACGGTTTATTGCCATTAACGGTATGGGCTGAAGAGAAGTCAGATGACAAAGAGGAGAATGAAAACGGTGTTATTGGGGCCATCAAATCGTTATTTGATCCCAATGAGAAGACAAAGTCGGGAAAGGTTTTGCCAAAGGCTTACATAAAGTCGGCAAAAGAAGTGGTGAAAACACTGcgtgaatctttgaatgaagtCCTTGATGATAATGCCAAGTTTAGACGAACTGCAGATGCGGCAAAGGAGTCGATTCGGGAGTATCTTGGTAGTTGGAGGGGAAACAAGACCGTTGCTCAAGAA GAATCATATGTTGCTTTGGTAAATGCAGTAAGATCTTTGGCAAACTTTTACTCAAGGGCAGGGCCATCAGCCTCATTGCCGGAAGAAGTAAAGTCTGAAATATTAGATTATCTGAATACTGCTGAAGATTCTTTGTAG
- the LOC127091847 gene encoding photosystem II D1 precursor processing protein PSB27-H2, chloroplastic isoform X1 gives MAVTFAASMCSITNSKTPQEIKRFDIEDKLQSRFNIALSPNIGLSRRHLSTSVGTSLVAITCYGLLPLTVWAEEKSDDKEENENGVIGAIKSLFDPNEKTKSGKVLPKAYIKSAKEVVKTLRESLNEVLDDNAKFRRTADAAKESIREYLGSWRGNKTVAQEESYVALVNAVRSLANFYSRAGPSASLPEEVKSEILDYLNTAEDSL, from the exons ATGGCAGTTACGTTTGCAGCAAGTATGTGTTCTATCACAAATTCTAAAACGCCTCAAGAGATCAAAAGATTTGACATTGAAG ATAAACTGCAATCCAGGTTTAATATTGCGCTGTCTCCTAATATAGGTTTGAGCCGCAGGCACCTTTCCACCAGTGTTGGCACTTCATTGGTTGCGATAACATGTTACGGTTTATTGCCATTAACGGTATGGGCTGAAGAGAAGTCAGATGACAAAGAGGAGAATGAAAACGGTGTTATTGGGGCCATCAAATCGTTATTTGATCCCAATGAGAAGACAAAGTCGGGAAAGGTTTTGCCAAAGGCTTACATAAAGTCGGCAAAAGAAGTGGTGAAAACACTGcgtgaatctttgaatgaagtCCTTGATGATAATGCCAAGTTTAGACGAACTGCAGATGCGGCAAAGGAGTCGATTCGGGAGTATCTTGGTAGTTGGAGGGGAAACAAGACCGTTGCTCAAGAA GAATCATATGTTGCTTTGGTAAATGCAGTAAGATCTTTGGCAAACTTTTACTCAAGGGCAGGGCCATCAGCCTCATTGCCGGAAGAAGTAAAGTCTGAAATATTAGATTATCTGAATACTGCTGAAGATTCTTTGTAG
- the LOC127091846 gene encoding imidazoleglycerol-phosphate dehydratase, chloroplastic-like codes for MELTLPQPQLHPKCLQFPSLKSRVSVFQTTPYPPFQASIFSVNQRYLTPLNTPRSISTSALLGGNNTSVSPIDSGARIGEVKRVTKETNVSVKINLDGSGIADSSSGIPFLDHMLDQLASHGLFDVHVKATGDVHIDDHHTNEDVALAIGTALLQALGDRKGINRFGNFSAPLDEALVHVSLDLSGRPHLGYDLDLPSQRVGTYDTQLVEHFFQSLVNTSGMTLHIRKFSGTNSHHIIEATFKAFARALRQATEYDTRRRGTIPSSKGVLSRS; via the exons ATGGAGCTCACTCTACCTCAACCTCAATTGCACCCTAAATGCCTTCAATTTCCCTCTCTCAAATCTAGGGTTTCTGTTTTTCAGACAACACCATACCCACCTTTCCAAGCTTCAATCTTTTCGGTCAATCAACGCTATCTCACGCCATTGAATACTCCCAGAAGCATTTCCACATCTGCTTTGCTGGGTGGCAACAACACTTCAGTTTCCCCAATTGACTCAG GTGCTAGAATTGGAGAGGTGAAAAGGGTCACCAAAGAAACCAATGTATCTGTCAAAATCAACTTGGATGGATCTGGGATTGCTGATAGTAGTTCTGGAATTCCCTTCCTTGATCATATGCTTGAT CAACTTGCATCACATGGACTGTTCGACGTACATGTAAAGGCTACAGGTGATGTACATATTGATGACCATCATACAAATGAAGATGTTGCTCTTGCTATTGGAACG GCTTTGCTGCAGGCTCTTGGTGATAGGAAGGGTATTAACCGGTTTGGTAACTTCTCTGCTCCACTTGACGAAGCATTAGTTCACGTTTCTCTG GATTTGTCTGGCCGACCACATCTAGGTTATGATTTAGACTTACCTTCTCAGAGGGTTGGAACATATGACACTCAG TTGGTGGAGCATTTTTTCCAGTCATTGGTGAACACATCTGGTATGACCCTTCACATCCGCAAG TTTTCCGGAACGAATTCCCATCATATTATTGAGGCAACCTTCAAAGCATTTGCCAGGGCTCTTCGACAAGCAACAGAGTATGATACACGTCGCCGTGGAACAATACCAAG TTCAAAAGGAGTTCTCTCGCGCAGTTAA